The Planctomycetota bacterium genome includes a region encoding these proteins:
- a CDS encoding DUF58 domain-containing protein, protein MASPRQHKLRYLDPETLQRIGPLELVAREVVEGLHVGMHKSPLKGFSTEFSHHRQYVPGDETRHLDWRVYARTERYYLKLFEAETNFTANLLLDASSSMHFGSHAVTKLEYAKFMAASMAYLCVRQRDSAGLAVFDNQLRSYIEPKTTMGVVRTIAEELEKVEGLPRTNVAAILHEFANRIPRRGFVMLFSDLFDHVAEFVQGIEHLRFKGHNVAVFHVLDPHELQFPYDGSCKFIGLEEDGEVVTQPKRIRAAYLEELRKFLQEIRRACERAHVDYTLVDTSRPVDAVLSGYLIGRIRSVHVR, encoded by the coding sequence ATGGCAAGTCCAAGACAGCACAAGCTGCGGTATCTCGATCCTGAGACTCTCCAGCGGATCGGCCCGTTGGAGCTGGTGGCCCGCGAGGTGGTCGAGGGGCTGCATGTCGGCATGCATAAGAGCCCGCTGAAGGGCTTCTCCACGGAGTTCTCGCACCATCGCCAGTATGTGCCGGGCGACGAGACCCGACATTTGGATTGGCGAGTCTACGCGCGCACCGAGCGCTACTACCTGAAGCTCTTCGAGGCCGAGACCAACTTCACGGCCAACCTGCTGCTCGACGCCAGCTCGTCCATGCACTTCGGCTCCCACGCGGTCACGAAGCTGGAGTACGCCAAGTTCATGGCCGCCAGCATGGCCTACCTGTGTGTGCGGCAGCGCGATTCGGCGGGCCTTGCGGTGTTCGACAATCAACTCCGCTCTTACATCGAGCCCAAGACCACCATGGGCGTCGTGCGCACGATTGCCGAGGAGTTGGAGAAGGTCGAGGGCCTGCCGCGCACCAACGTGGCGGCGATCCTTCACGAGTTCGCCAACCGCATTCCGAGGCGCGGCTTCGTGATGCTCTTCAGCGACCTGTTCGACCACGTGGCCGAGTTCGTGCAGGGCATCGAGCACCTGCGCTTCAAGGGACACAACGTGGCCGTCTTCCACGTGCTCGACCCGCACGAGCTCCAGTTCCCTTACGACGGCTCGTGCAAGTTCATCGGCCTGGAGGAGGACGGCGAGGTCGTCACGCAGCCCAAGCGTATTCGCGCGGCCTATCTGGAGGAACTGCGCAAGTTCCTCCAGGAGATTCGGCGGGCCTGCGAACGGGCACATGTGGATTACACGCTGGTGGACACCTCGCGCCCGGTGGATGCCGTGCTGTCGGGGTATCTCATCGGCCGGATTCGAAGCGTGCATGTGAGATAG